One window of Pseudomonas sp. ML2-2023-3 genomic DNA carries:
- a CDS encoding CAP domain-containing protein — protein MRTHLTLARLGALTLGLAFSVPALASEESQLIDSINAYRSQIQLCAGQASQELPPLSADTRLILPASSFGDLQQALGRAAYPMVNVQAINLSGPRDAQAAMKAVQESFCRVVLDPQFVDIGVSHDQREWRIVLARPLLAARLGDWQAEGQKVLEMLNSARNQPRQCGTQAFAPAGPLTWNATLATSAEAHSRDMANNNYFDHKGRDGSTPGDRAELAGYIAQQIGENIAAGQDTTRKLVDGWLASPGHCANVMNPEFRELGAAYAVDPKSDAGIYWTALFGTQ, from the coding sequence ATGCGTACTCACTTAACCCTGGCCCGTCTTGGTGCCTTGACCCTGGGGCTGGCGTTCAGCGTTCCGGCCCTCGCCAGCGAAGAATCGCAATTGATCGATTCGATCAACGCGTATCGCAGCCAGATCCAGTTGTGCGCAGGCCAGGCTTCGCAAGAGTTGCCGCCGCTGTCCGCTGATACCCGGCTGATACTGCCCGCCAGCAGCTTCGGCGACTTGCAGCAAGCCCTTGGCCGGGCGGCATACCCGATGGTAAACGTACAGGCGATCAATCTCTCCGGCCCCCGTGATGCGCAGGCCGCCATGAAAGCGGTGCAGGAAAGCTTCTGCCGCGTGGTGCTGGACCCGCAGTTCGTCGATATCGGCGTCAGCCATGACCAGCGCGAATGGCGCATCGTCCTGGCCCGCCCTCTGCTGGCGGCACGCTTGGGTGACTGGCAGGCCGAAGGCCAGAAAGTCCTTGAGATGCTCAACAGCGCCCGCAACCAGCCCCGTCAATGCGGCACACAGGCCTTTGCCCCGGCCGGACCGCTGACCTGGAATGCCACCCTGGCAACCTCCGCTGAAGCCCATTCGCGGGATATGGCCAATAACAACTATTTTGACCACAAGGGGCGCGACGGCTCGACACCAGGCGACCGTGCTGAACTGGCGGGCTATATCGCCCAGCAGATCGGCGAAAATATCGCGGCCGGGCAAGACACCACGCGCAAACTGGTCGACGGCTGGCTGGCCAGCCCTGGCCACTGCGCCAACGTAATGAACCCTGAGTTTCGCGAGCTCGGCGCAGCCTACGCGGTAGACCCCAAAAGTGACGCAGGCATTTACTGGACGGCCTTGTTCGGCACGCAGTAA
- the mqo gene encoding malate dehydrogenase (quinone) — MFKKVNKGLLGLALTMGITSVHAAEPKQVDVLLIGGGIMSATLGVWLNELEPGMSMEMIERLDGVAQESSNGWNNAGTGHSALAELNYTPEDKNGNVEIPKAIEINEAFQVSRQFWSWQVKNGVLKDPRSFINSTPHMSFVWGDDNIKFLKKRYEALQASPLFAGMEYSEDPVQIKKWVPLMMEGRDPAQKVAATWSPIGTDVNFGEITRQFVAYLQTKPQFSLKLSSEVEDIKRNEDGSWRVVYKNLKDGTKTETDAKFVFIGAGGGALHLLQKSGIPEAKEYAGFPVGGSFLVTENPTVAQQHLAKAYGKASVGAPPMSVPHLDTRVLDGKRVILFGPFATFSTKFLKEGSYFDLLTSTTTHNIWPMTKVGIEQYPLVEYLAGQLMLSDEDRFNALKEYFPNAKSEDWRLWQAGQRVQIIKRDEEKGGVLKLGTEIVSAKDGSIAGLLGASPGASTAAPIMLTVLETVFKDKVATPEWQAKLHQIVPSYGTKLNGDPDRVAQEWAYTAEVLQLTPPPAIPAATHTAAPAAAPAKPAPSNPAADMAL, encoded by the coding sequence ATGTTTAAAAAAGTGAACAAGGGGCTACTGGGCCTGGCGCTGACCATGGGGATTACCTCCGTGCACGCTGCCGAGCCTAAACAGGTGGATGTACTGCTGATTGGCGGCGGCATCATGAGCGCTACTCTGGGTGTCTGGCTCAATGAGCTGGAACCTGGCATGTCCATGGAGATGATTGAACGTCTCGATGGCGTTGCCCAGGAAAGCTCCAACGGCTGGAACAACGCCGGTACCGGTCACTCGGCCCTGGCCGAGTTGAACTACACGCCAGAAGACAAGAACGGCAACGTTGAAATCCCGAAGGCCATTGAAATCAATGAAGCTTTCCAGGTGTCGCGTCAGTTCTGGTCCTGGCAGGTCAAGAACGGCGTTCTGAAAGACCCGCGTTCGTTCATCAACTCCACTCCGCACATGAGCTTTGTGTGGGGCGATGACAACATCAAGTTCCTGAAGAAGCGCTACGAGGCCCTGCAGGCCAGCCCTCTGTTCGCGGGCATGGAATACTCCGAAGACCCGGTGCAGATCAAGAAGTGGGTTCCGCTGATGATGGAAGGGCGTGACCCGGCTCAAAAAGTCGCGGCCACCTGGTCTCCGATCGGTACTGACGTGAACTTCGGCGAAATCACGCGCCAGTTCGTGGCTTACCTGCAAACCAAGCCTCAATTCTCGCTCAAATTGTCGAGCGAAGTTGAAGACATCAAGCGCAATGAAGATGGTTCATGGCGTGTGGTGTACAAAAACCTGAAAGACGGCACCAAAACCGAGACTGATGCCAAGTTCGTATTCATTGGCGCAGGCGGTGGTGCTCTGCACTTGCTGCAGAAGTCCGGCATTCCTGAAGCCAAGGAATACGCAGGCTTCCCGGTTGGCGGCTCGTTCCTGGTCACCGAAAACCCTACCGTTGCTCAGCAGCACCTGGCCAAGGCCTACGGTAAAGCATCGGTTGGCGCACCGCCGATGTCGGTTCCTCACCTGGACACCCGCGTGCTGGATGGCAAGCGCGTGATCCTGTTTGGCCCGTTCGCGACCTTCTCTACCAAGTTCCTCAAGGAAGGCTCGTACTTCGACCTGCTGACCAGCACCACGACCCACAACATCTGGCCAATGACCAAAGTCGGCATCGAACAGTACCCACTGGTTGAGTACCTGGCTGGCCAACTGATGCTGTCTGACGAAGATCGCTTCAATGCTTTGAAAGAGTACTTCCCGAACGCTAAATCTGAAGACTGGCGCCTGTGGCAAGCCGGTCAGCGTGTTCAGATCATCAAGCGTGATGAAGAGAAGGGCGGCGTGCTGAAACTCGGTACCGAGATTGTCAGCGCCAAAGACGGCAGCATCGCAGGTCTGTTGGGCGCATCGCCTGGTGCATCCACCGCTGCACCGATCATGCTGACCGTGCTCGAAACCGTGTTCAAGGACAAGGTTGCGACGCCAGAGTGGCAAGCCAAGCTGCACCAGATCGTGCCGAGCTATGGCACCAAGCTGAACGGTGATCCTGATCGCGTTGCTCAAGAGTGGGCCTACACAGCTGAAGTCCTGCAATTGACTCCGCCGCCGGCGATCCCGGCTGCAACTCACACTGCAGCCCCTGCTGCCGCGCCGGCCAAGCCTGCGCCAAGCAACCCAGCGGCTGACATGGCGCTGTAA